A genomic segment from Verrucomicrobiia bacterium encodes:
- a CDS encoding Gfo/Idh/MocA family oxidoreductase: MTMQLTRRSFLRTTALTAATLPALRLVGADSPTRRYRTALIGTGWWGNNILGEAMASGACRVVGLCDVDTRLLNPTMERVRRETSDDPKAYRDYREMLEREKPEIVIVATPDHWHPLQTIAAVEAGAHVFVEKPIGHTILEGRAMVNAARRHDRVVQVGTHRRVSPHNVSGREFLRSGKAGKIGMVRAFVHYGGGPERPLANSEPPKELDWDLWCGPAPLRHYNGPTGDLSNPWRGGIHPRGFRNYLDYANGTLGDWGIHWMDQVLWILEEKWPRRIASSGGRPIKGPAVYNAAEQSSDAPDHQVAVFDFESFTLSWEHRQFAGNNAEKGENVGCYFYGTEGTFHMGWIGGWKFYPSDSRKPVIEEPAQLHTPDQQNIRELWADLLEAIRTGGRPVSDIEACHYSTNVSLLGMLALKLGRSIEWDGARERVVGDREANRLLRRDYRGPWRYPRA, translated from the coding sequence ATGACCATGCAACTGACACGACGCTCCTTTCTTCGAACCACCGCCCTGACGGCCGCGACCCTGCCGGCGCTGCGATTGGTGGGTGCGGATTCGCCGACCCGCCGTTACCGGACGGCCCTGATCGGGACGGGATGGTGGGGGAACAACATACTGGGCGAGGCGATGGCATCGGGGGCCTGCCGGGTGGTGGGGCTGTGCGACGTGGACACGCGGCTGCTGAATCCGACGATGGAGCGGGTGCGGCGGGAGACGAGCGACGATCCGAAGGCCTATCGGGACTACCGGGAGATGCTGGAGCGGGAGAAGCCGGAGATTGTGATTGTGGCGACGCCGGACCACTGGCATCCGCTGCAAACCATCGCCGCGGTGGAGGCGGGGGCGCATGTGTTCGTCGAGAAGCCGATCGGGCACACCATTCTGGAGGGGCGGGCCATGGTGAACGCGGCGCGGCGGCACGACCGGGTGGTGCAGGTCGGCACGCACCGGCGGGTGTCGCCGCACAACGTGTCGGGACGGGAGTTCCTTCGATCGGGGAAGGCGGGGAAGATCGGGATGGTGCGGGCGTTTGTGCATTATGGCGGGGGGCCGGAGCGTCCGCTGGCGAACTCCGAGCCGCCGAAGGAACTGGATTGGGACTTGTGGTGCGGACCGGCGCCGTTGCGGCACTACAACGGGCCGACGGGAGATCTCTCGAATCCCTGGCGGGGGGGGATCCATCCGCGCGGGTTCCGCAATTACCTCGACTATGCCAATGGCACGCTGGGGGACTGGGGCATCCACTGGATGGACCAGGTGTTGTGGATCCTGGAGGAGAAGTGGCCGCGACGGATCGCCTCGTCGGGGGGCCGGCCGATCAAGGGACCGGCGGTGTACAATGCGGCCGAACAGAGCAGCGACGCGCCCGATCACCAGGTTGCGGTATTCGATTTCGAGTCCTTCACGCTGTCCTGGGAGCACCGTCAGTTTGCGGGCAACAACGCGGAGAAGGGGGAGAACGTCGGCTGCTATTTCTACGGGACGGAAGGGACGTTCCACATGGGGTGGATTGGCGGGTGGAAGTTCTATCCGTCGGACAGCCGCAAGCCCGTCATCGAGGAGCCGGCCCAGTTGCACACGCCGGACCAGCAGAACATCCGGGAGTTGTGGGCGGATCTGCTCGAGGCCATCCGCACCGGGGGGCGGCCGGTGAGCGACATCGAGGCGTGCCATTACTCCACGAACGTCTCGCTGCTGGGGATGCTCGCCCTGAAGCTGGGTCGGAGCATCGAGTGGGACGGCGCGCGGGAGCGGGTGGTTGGGGACCGGGAGGCGAACCGGTTGCTGCGCCGGGACTACCGGGGTCCATGGCGGTACCCGAGGGCTTGA
- a CDS encoding right-handed parallel beta-helix repeat-containing protein — MNAFAPLIAAVLFAAFTTHSHADQAGRQYPENELHARPAVRVTVGHRNADIVGHDNRALQAAVDYVGNLGGGLVEIGPGEFLMRDSLHLRSRVTVRGAGELTILRKDREYRSPLAADSDFGEAAITLTHTNGFAIGRGVYVASKSQRYFHGVCATLLNAHGNYFTLTRPMNADIMVHDDAFAATVFPVISGYHIQDARVELLTVDGNRTENPTLVDGCRAAGIFLYRGDHCVISQCVVRDYNGDGISFQQSNDVTVDRCVIERCAGLGLHPGSGSQRPSVTHCRAVDNGDDGLFFCWRVRGGVAEGNWLENNRGYGISIGHKDTDNLVRGNTILGNHRGGVYWRAETEPMAAHRITFEENLVRDNEGWGLFIDGVTHDTVIRRNTIEDSGSGRQKIGIRIGRNAGRVTLEGNTIRAATVLQDDRPTQP; from the coding sequence ATGAATGCCTTCGCCCCCCTGATTGCCGCCGTCCTGTTCGCCGCCTTCACCACCCACTCCCACGCCGATCAGGCCGGACGCCAGTATCCCGAAAACGAACTCCATGCCCGCCCCGCCGTCCGCGTCACCGTCGGCCATCGCAATGCCGATATCGTCGGCCACGACAACCGGGCCCTTCAGGCCGCCGTCGATTACGTCGGCAACCTCGGCGGCGGCCTCGTCGAAATCGGTCCCGGTGAGTTCCTCATGCGCGATTCCCTCCACCTGCGCAGCCGCGTCACCGTGCGCGGCGCCGGCGAACTCACCATCCTCAGGAAAGACCGCGAATACCGCTCCCCCCTCGCCGCCGACTCCGACTTCGGCGAGGCCGCCATCACCCTGACCCATACCAACGGCTTCGCCATCGGTCGCGGCGTCTATGTCGCCTCCAAGTCCCAACGCTATTTCCACGGCGTCTGTGCCACCCTCCTCAATGCCCACGGCAACTACTTCACTCTCACCCGGCCCATGAACGCCGACATCATGGTCCACGATGATGCCTTCGCCGCCACCGTCTTCCCCGTCATCAGCGGCTACCATATCCAGGACGCGCGCGTCGAACTCCTCACCGTCGATGGCAACCGCACCGAAAATCCCACCCTCGTCGATGGCTGCCGCGCCGCCGGCATCTTCCTCTACCGCGGCGACCATTGCGTCATCAGCCAGTGCGTCGTGCGGGATTACAACGGCGACGGCATCAGCTTCCAGCAGTCCAACGACGTCACCGTCGATCGCTGTGTCATCGAACGCTGCGCCGGACTCGGCCTCCACCCCGGCAGCGGCTCCCAGCGGCCCTCCGTCACCCACTGCCGTGCCGTGGACAACGGCGACGACGGTCTCTTCTTCTGCTGGCGTGTCCGCGGAGGTGTCGCCGAGGGTAACTGGCTCGAAAACAACCGCGGCTACGGAATCTCCATCGGTCACAAGGACACCGACAACCTCGTCCGCGGAAACACCATCCTCGGCAATCACCGCGGCGGCGTCTATTGGCGCGCCGAAACCGAACCCATGGCCGCCCACCGGATCACCTTCGAGGAAAACCTCGTCCGCGATAACGAAGGCTGGGGACTCTTCATCGATGGCGTCACCCACGACACCGTCATCCGCCGCAATACCATCGAGGACTCCGGCAGCGGTCGCCAGAAAATCGGCATCCGCATCGGCAGAAACGCCGGGCGCGTCACCCTCGAGGGCAATACCATCCGCGCCGCCACCGTGCTCCAGGACGACCGCCCCACCCAACCGTAG
- a CDS encoding aldo/keto reductase produces MNTRPLGPSPLHASVIGLGTWVTGGGIPWGPNPDDAESIRTIHAALDAGINLIDTAPAYGWGRSEQIVGQAIRGRRNQVILATKCGLWTDDDRGSFFTELDGRVVRRSLRPDTIRLEVERSLQRLGVDCIDLYQTHWPSVPPDATPVADTIACLLELRDAGKIRALGVCNVSPPELIENLRHAGPALVSHQLRYSMLARDAESESLPLAAQHGLATLTYMSLEQGLLTGKVSMDRVFRPDEFRSNASWNPWFLPANRQRILNLLARWSDLAERCHATLAQLVLAWTLAQPGVTHVLVGARTTAQLLDNAAAGSLTLDPADLQRMRQDVLNLGDPSPSP; encoded by the coding sequence ATGAACACCCGCCCCCTCGGACCTTCCCCCCTCCACGCCTCCGTCATCGGCCTCGGCACCTGGGTCACCGGCGGCGGCATACCCTGGGGACCCAACCCGGACGACGCCGAATCCATCCGCACCATCCACGCCGCCCTCGACGCCGGCATCAACCTCATCGATACCGCCCCCGCCTACGGCTGGGGCCGCTCCGAACAGATCGTCGGCCAGGCCATCCGCGGCCGACGCAACCAGGTCATCCTCGCCACCAAGTGCGGCCTGTGGACCGATGATGACCGCGGTTCCTTCTTCACCGAACTCGACGGCCGCGTCGTCCGCCGATCCCTCCGCCCCGACACCATCCGCCTCGAAGTCGAACGAAGCCTCCAACGCCTCGGTGTCGATTGCATCGATCTCTACCAAACCCACTGGCCTTCCGTTCCCCCCGACGCCACCCCCGTCGCCGATACCATCGCCTGCCTCCTCGAACTTCGCGATGCCGGCAAGATCCGTGCCCTCGGCGTCTGCAATGTCTCCCCCCCCGAACTCATCGAAAACCTGCGCCACGCCGGACCCGCCCTCGTCTCCCATCAGTTGCGCTACTCCATGCTCGCCCGCGATGCCGAGTCCGAATCCCTCCCCCTCGCCGCCCAACACGGCCTCGCCACCCTCACCTACATGTCCCTCGAACAGGGCCTCCTCACCGGCAAGGTCTCCATGGACCGCGTCTTCCGCCCCGATGAGTTCCGCAGCAACGCATCCTGGAACCCCTGGTTCCTGCCCGCCAACCGCCAACGCATCCTCAATCTCCTCGCCCGCTGGTCCGATCTCGCCGAACGCTGCCACGCCACCCTCGCCCAGCTCGTCCTCGCCTGGACCCTCGCCCAACCCGGCGTCACCCACGTCCTCGTCGGTGCCCGCACCACCGCCCAGCTCCTCGACAACGCCGCTGCCGGCTCCCTCACCCTCGATCCCGCCGACCTCCAACGCATGCGCCAGGACGTCCTCAACCTCGGTGACCCATCCCCCAGCCCATGA
- a CDS encoding DUF802 domain-containing protein, with the protein MVGGNGGASPSCRYRASDSEGRVPRVLNPTLHTVAASWNSALRSDASRSSHLYRQLRDALRQRAGDFAGLPGAGAGVQSAAFHSGSATIVDRDPG; encoded by the coding sequence TTGGTTGGCGGCAACGGCGGTGCATCCCCAAGTTGTCGGTACCGAGCCAGCGACTCGGAGGGACGAGTTCCGCGAGTCCTCAACCCAACGCTCCACACCGTTGCGGCCTCGTGGAACTCGGCCCTCCGAAGCGACGCTTCGCGAAGTTCGCACCTCTACCGACAACTCCGGGATGCACTGCGGCAACGGGCGGGGGATTTCGCCGGCTTGCCAGGGGCGGGTGCGGGAGTTCAGTCTGCGGCCTTCCACAGCGGGTCCGCGACGATCGTGGACCGGGACCCCGGATGA
- a CDS encoding M14 family metallocarboxypeptidase: protein MQRLGRNHRRYLGDTLDVPRILAELRTEAVRNGWTLGSLTTDSGTELPVLTRAPRHAGLCAPRLYFSAGIHGDEPAGPLAVLELLRQAIFPEDAWGWCCPCLNPTGLALNTRESAAGIDLNRDYREAHAPEVRAHIEWLRRQPLFDLALCLHEDWEAAGFYVYEVNSANQPSLAPAMVEAVRPVCPIDLSPVIDGRDAHQGIIRPTLDPAMRPEWPEAFYLLQNKTRLSYTLEAPSDYPLDTRVAALVAGVRAAFDTFTRTPPPRDDTSPPPP, encoded by the coding sequence ATGCAACGGCTGGGACGCAATCACAGGCGCTACCTGGGCGATACCCTCGACGTGCCGCGGATTCTCGCGGAACTCCGCACCGAGGCCGTCCGCAACGGCTGGACCCTCGGCTCCCTCACCACGGATTCCGGGACGGAACTTCCCGTCCTCACCCGCGCCCCGCGCCATGCAGGCCTCTGCGCCCCCCGGCTCTACTTCTCCGCCGGGATCCACGGCGACGAACCCGCCGGTCCGCTCGCCGTCCTGGAACTGCTCCGCCAGGCCATCTTTCCCGAGGATGCCTGGGGCTGGTGCTGTCCCTGCCTCAACCCCACCGGTCTGGCCCTCAACACCCGGGAATCCGCCGCCGGCATCGACCTGAACCGCGACTACCGCGAAGCCCATGCCCCCGAGGTGCGCGCCCACATCGAGTGGCTTCGTCGCCAGCCCCTCTTCGACCTCGCCCTCTGCCTCCACGAAGACTGGGAGGCCGCCGGCTTCTACGTGTACGAGGTCAATTCCGCCAACCAACCCTCCCTCGCCCCCGCCATGGTCGAGGCCGTCCGACCCGTCTGTCCCATCGACCTCTCGCCGGTCATCGATGGGCGCGACGCCCATCAAGGGATCATCCGGCCCACCCTCGACCCGGCCATGCGCCCCGAATGGCCCGAGGCCTTCTATCTCCTCCAGAACAAGACCCGCCTCAGCTACACCCTCGAAGCGCCCTCGGACTACCCCCTCGACACCCGCGTGGCCGCCCTCGTCGCCGGTGTCCGCGCCGCCTTCGACACCTTCACCCGGACGCCTCCGCCACGCGACGACACCTCACCGCCTCCGCCCTGA
- a CDS encoding PAS domain-containing protein gives MKKSKPPSGTPRHRAKTGAASRSSLPSPPAPHFIVGVGASAGGLEALGKLFVNMPADSDLSFVVVQHLSPDYKSFMVELLSKRTVIPVLRAEDGIEVKPNHIYLIPPKKNLKIFQGRLLLVDPDLTRGVNLPIDVFFRSLAEEKQHQAIGIVLSGTGSDGTMGIRAIKDAGGMVMVQSEATAQFDGMPRSAIGTGLADSILPPEEMPRQLLTYLQHPFVANRQTLMRNQTSTDTLMHKIFALLRDQCGVDFSFYKPSTIDRRIERRISINQLHSLDEYFQYLHSSPREAGLLFQELLICVTRFFRDREAFEHLEKDVIPDLCQRAPANETLRIWVASCSTGEEAYSLAMLFADEMRRQGRIWPVKIFATDISKNAIEIASHGLYSESEVADVPPDKLKRFFTRKADGWQVSPALRQMVVFAKHDLLKDPPFTKLDFVSCRNVLIYFQSALQSRVVNVFHFALKPGGILFLGSSETIGDHTEKFNTLNTRHKLYQTRPGAYVHAGSAQSPVPERSWQPDPIRLARHQPAADLRLLETVYQQILTDYGPACIVVDDNNEITHVLGKAGDYLHAPPGAFTRNILKLTSHNLSVTLATMLHRVNRDGRAHAIDNVRFHQGRKVRSVRLRVKPVHPENRAASGIRLIFIEPKDSSPATPRVLKEFKADHTARQRIKDLEQELVYSKETLQATIEELETSNEELQAANEELLAANEELQSTNEELQSVNEELHTVNTENQNRIEELTALGNDINNLLASTRVGTMLVDPDLRIRRMSTALQSLTHLTSGDIGAPLEVLSRELQSPEIIDLARQVSRECQTLEHLVSEQGGRTLLVRLAPYRTETNAISGLVLTVIDLTENRRKEALVQGVVDAMPAHVAVVDDLGRILLVNQAWRRFAQSGENLPGTGDVGSNYFEVCRAAQDRDPAARRCLEGLESLLRDGNAHFETEYPCHTGGSTRWFLVHASRLPGNNGLVIAHVEITRRKEQEARMEQMALWFQSTRHAVVGCDRNGRVVVWNSGADRLLGWTADHAEGRNITDFTPPDARAEQRALHARVLGGEELPCQPARRLSRDHGIVHVGIVTSPARNADGLTTGIIESFCHCSSKQLPGSCSTSACPLPQPLRRKPHAKPTKAP, from the coding sequence ATGAAGAAATCCAAGCCCCCCTCCGGCACCCCCCGCCATCGGGCCAAAACCGGCGCCGCATCCCGCTCCAGCCTTCCCTCCCCGCCCGCCCCCCATTTCATCGTCGGCGTCGGCGCCTCCGCCGGCGGACTCGAAGCCCTCGGCAAACTCTTCGTCAACATGCCCGCGGATAGCGACCTCTCCTTCGTCGTCGTCCAGCACCTCTCCCCGGACTACAAGAGCTTCATGGTGGAACTGCTCTCCAAACGCACCGTCATCCCCGTCCTGCGCGCGGAGGATGGCATCGAGGTCAAGCCCAACCACATCTACCTCATCCCGCCCAAGAAGAATCTCAAGATCTTTCAAGGCCGGCTCCTCCTGGTCGACCCGGACCTCACCCGCGGTGTCAACCTCCCCATCGATGTCTTCTTCCGTTCCCTTGCCGAGGAAAAACAGCACCAGGCCATCGGCATCGTCCTCAGTGGCACCGGCAGCGATGGCACCATGGGCATCCGCGCCATCAAGGACGCCGGCGGCATGGTCATGGTCCAAAGCGAGGCCACCGCCCAGTTCGACGGTATGCCCCGAAGCGCCATCGGCACCGGCCTCGCCGACTCCATCCTGCCCCCCGAGGAAATGCCCCGCCAGCTCCTCACCTATCTCCAGCATCCCTTCGTCGCCAATCGGCAGACGCTGATGCGCAACCAGACGTCCACCGATACCCTGATGCACAAGATCTTCGCCCTCCTGCGGGATCAGTGCGGCGTGGACTTCTCCTTCTACAAACCCTCCACCATCGACCGCCGCATCGAACGCCGCATCAGCATCAATCAACTCCACAGCCTCGACGAATACTTCCAGTACCTCCACAGCTCCCCCCGCGAGGCCGGCCTCCTCTTTCAGGAACTCCTCATCTGTGTCACCCGCTTCTTCCGGGACCGCGAGGCCTTCGAGCACCTCGAAAAGGACGTCATCCCCGACCTCTGCCAACGCGCCCCGGCCAACGAGACCCTCCGCATCTGGGTCGCCAGTTGCTCCACCGGCGAGGAGGCCTACTCCCTCGCCATGTTGTTCGCCGACGAAATGCGCCGCCAGGGAAGAATCTGGCCGGTCAAAATCTTCGCGACGGACATTTCCAAGAACGCCATCGAAATCGCCAGCCACGGCCTCTACTCCGAAAGCGAGGTCGCCGATGTCCCACCCGACAAACTCAAACGCTTCTTCACCCGGAAGGCCGACGGCTGGCAGGTCAGCCCCGCCCTCCGCCAGATGGTCGTCTTCGCCAAACACGATCTCCTCAAGGATCCCCCCTTCACCAAACTCGACTTCGTCAGTTGCCGCAATGTCCTCATCTACTTCCAGTCCGCCCTCCAGTCCCGGGTGGTCAATGTCTTCCACTTCGCCCTCAAACCCGGCGGCATTCTCTTCCTCGGAAGCAGCGAAACCATCGGCGACCACACCGAAAAGTTCAATACCCTCAATACCCGCCACAAACTCTACCAGACCCGCCCCGGTGCCTATGTGCACGCCGGCTCCGCCCAGTCCCCCGTCCCCGAACGCTCCTGGCAACCCGATCCCATCCGCCTCGCCCGCCACCAGCCCGCCGCCGACCTCCGTCTCCTCGAAACCGTCTATCAGCAGATCCTCACCGACTACGGTCCCGCCTGCATCGTGGTCGATGACAACAACGAGATCACTCATGTGCTCGGCAAGGCCGGCGACTACCTCCACGCCCCCCCCGGAGCCTTCACCCGAAACATTCTCAAACTCACCAGCCACAACCTCTCCGTCACCCTCGCCACCATGCTCCATCGCGTGAATCGCGATGGTCGCGCCCATGCCATCGACAACGTCCGGTTTCACCAGGGACGGAAGGTCAGGTCCGTCCGCCTGCGCGTGAAACCCGTCCATCCCGAAAACCGCGCCGCCTCCGGCATCCGCCTGATCTTCATCGAACCCAAGGACTCCAGCCCGGCAACCCCACGCGTCCTCAAGGAGTTCAAGGCCGACCACACCGCCCGGCAGCGCATCAAGGACCTCGAACAGGAACTCGTGTACAGCAAGGAAACCCTCCAGGCGACCATCGAGGAACTCGAAACCTCCAACGAGGAACTCCAAGCCGCCAATGAGGAACTCCTCGCCGCCAATGAGGAACTCCAAAGCACCAACGAGGAACTCCAGTCCGTCAACGAGGAACTCCATACCGTCAACACCGAAAACCAAAACCGCATCGAGGAACTCACCGCACTCGGCAACGACATCAACAACCTCCTCGCCTCCACCCGCGTCGGCACCATGCTCGTGGACCCCGACCTCCGCATCCGCCGCATGTCCACGGCGCTGCAGTCCCTCACCCATCTTACCTCCGGCGACATCGGCGCCCCCCTCGAAGTCCTCAGCCGCGAACTCCAGTCCCCCGAAATCATCGATCTCGCCCGGCAGGTCTCACGCGAGTGCCAGACGCTCGAACACCTCGTCTCCGAACAGGGCGGACGCACCCTCCTGGTCCGCCTCGCACCCTACCGAACCGAAACCAACGCCATCAGCGGACTCGTGCTCACCGTCATCGACCTCACCGAAAACAGGCGGAAGGAGGCCCTCGTCCAGGGAGTCGTCGATGCCATGCCCGCTCATGTCGCCGTGGTGGACGATCTGGGACGGATCCTCCTCGTGAACCAGGCCTGGCGACGGTTCGCCCAGTCCGGTGAAAACCTCCCGGGAACAGGCGATGTGGGGAGCAACTACTTCGAGGTCTGCCGCGCCGCGCAGGATCGCGACCCGGCCGCCCGACGGTGCCTGGAAGGACTCGAATCCCTGCTGCGCGACGGGAACGCTCACTTCGAAACCGAGTATCCCTGCCACACCGGCGGCTCAACCCGCTGGTTCCTCGTGCATGCCAGCCGCCTCCCCGGCAACAACGGCCTGGTCATCGCCCACGTCGAAATCACCCGGCGCAAGGAGCAGGAGGCACGCATGGAACAGATGGCCCTGTGGTTCCAATCCACCCGCCATGCCGTCGTCGGCTGCGATCGGAACGGGCGCGTCGTGGTCTGGAACAGCGGTGCCGACCGATTGCTCGGATGGACCGCCGACCATGCAGAGGGCCGCAACATCACCGATTTCACACCCCCGGACGCCAGGGCGGAACAGCGCGCCCTCCATGCCCGGGTCCTCGGCGGCGAGGAACTCCCCTGCCAGCCCGCCCGACGCCTCTCCCGGGACCACGGAATCGTTCATGTGGGCATCGTCACCTCCCCGGCCAGGAATGCCGATGGGCTGACCACCGGCATCATCGAGTCGTTCTGCCATTGCTCCTCCAAGCAACTCCCCGGCTCCTGCTCCACCTCCGCCTGCCCCCTCCCCCAACCCCTCCGCAGAAAGCCCCATGCCAAGCCCACGAAAGCGCCCTGA
- a CDS encoding PAS domain S-box protein, with translation MPSPRKRPEKTQAPSLREQAEARLTPTKPSVNREDVSAILHELRVHQTELEMQNQELRRAQQDLEASRNQYFTLFDLAPLPYLVLDPKHQLLDLNLAAAELVGVPRNRLKGRPFFPCVADSHREAFHQHLNQVFGDARPTVGECRLQRPDGELRWVRLHSQPMHAQPSATPLCLTSAVDFTQQRDAEEALRRSEVELEAIYDNAPIMMCLVNEHRQIERMNRAMAALIGRANSDPGTRNVHSSIAAHLGCYNALRREEGCGAGPQCERCPLREALIDTCSTGRPCRQIEGPLWYRRDGVWSSIDVAASTTLIPLEGKSHVLVCLEDITGRRQLQAQLLQAQKMEAIGQLAGGVAHDFNNILAATMMNLSMLRSAATVPSAAQPFLRELERGAERAASLTRQLLLFGRRQHMQTRPLDLNKVVASMLDLLRRVLGEHIQIHWTPADVPVWVEGDSGMLEQIVMNLCVNARDAMPAGGGITLLADRIPLTHQQTGSHEDARPGSFIRLTVSDAGTGMDAATLRRIFEPFFTTKEPGKGTGLGLATVYGIVKQHHGWIEVQSQPGDGTTFRVFLPEISAPRETPAPEPAGVVRGRGERILLVEDDEALRSLLAMTLRRYGYRVVEADDGPDAVRHWDLHAGAFDLVFTDMVMPGGMTGLDIVKELRQLKPRLRCVISSGYSLDLVHPDGIGNPGMRFLPKPYQPSALVTLIRECLDQPH, from the coding sequence ATGCCAAGCCCACGAAAGCGCCCTGAAAAAACCCAGGCTCCTTCCCTGCGGGAGCAGGCCGAGGCGCGACTGACACCCACGAAGCCCTCCGTCAACAGGGAGGACGTTTCCGCCATTCTCCACGAACTGCGCGTGCACCAGACGGAGCTGGAAATGCAGAACCAGGAACTGCGTCGCGCCCAGCAGGACCTCGAAGCCAGCCGCAACCAGTACTTCACCCTCTTCGACCTCGCCCCGCTCCCCTACCTCGTCCTCGATCCCAAACATCAACTGCTCGACCTCAACCTCGCCGCCGCCGAACTGGTGGGCGTGCCCCGCAACCGCCTCAAAGGCCGGCCGTTCTTTCCCTGCGTCGCCGACTCCCACCGCGAGGCCTTTCACCAGCACCTGAACCAGGTCTTCGGTGACGCCCGCCCCACGGTCGGCGAGTGCCGCCTCCAGCGTCCCGATGGCGAGTTGCGCTGGGTCCGGCTCCATTCCCAGCCGATGCACGCCCAACCCTCGGCCACCCCGCTCTGCCTCACCTCCGCAGTCGATTTCACCCAACAGCGCGACGCCGAGGAGGCCCTGCGCCGCAGTGAGGTGGAACTGGAGGCCATCTACGACAACGCACCGATCATGATGTGCCTGGTCAATGAACATCGGCAGATCGAACGGATGAATCGCGCCATGGCCGCCCTGATCGGTCGCGCCAACTCCGACCCGGGCACCCGCAACGTCCATTCCTCCATCGCAGCTCACCTCGGCTGCTACAACGCCCTCCGCCGGGAGGAGGGCTGCGGCGCAGGCCCCCAGTGCGAACGCTGCCCCCTCCGCGAGGCCCTCATCGACACCTGCTCCACCGGCCGTCCCTGCCGCCAGATCGAAGGCCCGCTCTGGTACCGCCGTGACGGCGTCTGGTCCTCCATCGACGTGGCCGCTTCAACCACCCTCATCCCGCTCGAAGGAAAGTCCCACGTCCTCGTCTGCCTCGAGGACATCACCGGCCGCAGACAACTCCAGGCGCAGTTGCTCCAGGCCCAGAAAATGGAGGCCATCGGTCAGTTGGCCGGCGGAGTCGCCCATGACTTCAACAACATCCTCGCGGCCACCATGATGAACCTCTCCATGCTCCGCTCCGCCGCCACCGTCCCCTCCGCCGCCCAACCCTTCCTCAGGGAACTCGAACGCGGCGCCGAACGGGCCGCCAGCCTCACCCGCCAACTCCTGCTCTTCGGTCGGCGTCAGCACATGCAGACCAGACCCCTCGACCTCAACAAGGTCGTCGCCAGCATGCTCGACCTGCTCCGCCGCGTGCTCGGCGAACATATCCAAATCCACTGGACCCCGGCTGACGTTCCGGTGTGGGTCGAGGGCGACTCCGGAATGCTCGAGCAGATCGTCATGAACCTCTGCGTCAATGCCCGCGATGCCATGCCCGCCGGCGGCGGAATCACCCTCCTGGCCGATCGCATCCCGCTGACCCACCAGCAGACCGGTTCCCATGAGGACGCCCGCCCCGGTTCCTTCATCCGCCTGACCGTCTCCGATGCCGGCACCGGCATGGACGCCGCCACCCTCAGGCGGATCTTTGAACCCTTCTTCACCACCAAGGAACCCGGCAAGGGCACCGGCCTCGGACTCGCCACCGTCTATGGCATCGTCAAACAACACCACGGATGGATCGAGGTCCAAAGCCAGCCCGGAGACGGCACCACCTTCCGCGTCTTCCTGCCGGAGATCTCCGCCCCCCGCGAAACCCCCGCCCCCGAACCTGCCGGAGTCGTCCGCGGCCGCGGCGAACGCATCCTCCTGGTCGAGGATGACGAGGCCCTTCGCTCCCTCCTCGCAATGACCCTGCGCCGATACGGTTACCGCGTCGTGGAGGCCGACGACGGTCCCGATGCCGTCCGACATTGGGATCTCCACGCCGGCGCCTTCGACCTGGTCTTCACCGACATGGTCATGCCCGGCGGCATGACCGGACTCGACATCGTCAAGGAACTGCGCCAGCTCAAACCCCGGCTCCGCTGCGTCATCTCCAGCGGCTACAGCCTCGACCTGGTTCACCCGGACGGCATCGGCAACCCGGGCATGCGGTTCCTCCCGAAACCCTATCAGCCCTCCGCCCTGGTCACCCTCATCCGCGAGTGCCTTGATCAGCCCCATTGA